A part of Thermodesulforhabdaceae bacterium genomic DNA contains:
- the fusA gene encoding elongation factor G, which produces MSEAKRLKRIRNIGIIAHIDAGKTTVSERILYYTGKSHRMGEVHDGTAIMDWMDQEQERGITITSAVTTCFWQDHEIHLVDTPGHVDFTIEVERSLRVLDGAIAVFCAVGGVEPQSETVWHQADKYKVPKIAFVNKMDRIGADFSQVIEQMKEKLGANPIPIQIPVGRESDFKGVVDLISMRQIVWKDETLGAEYYYLDIEPDLIDQAREARELLISKIGEHDESIMEKYLEEQPIEPPEIIAALRKLTLQLKAVPVLCGSALKNKGIQPLLDAVVDFLPSPLDVPPVVGFHPETNSKEERFPSSKEPLAALAFKIFMDEGRKLTYVRIYSGKMEVGSDIYNATKKTRDKLSRIFSMHANKRERKDRAEAGDIVAIMGMKSATTGDTFCDPAHPILLEPIEVYEPVISMAVEPYSRADQDKLIESLSRVAEEDPTFRFHEDPDTGQIIIRGMGELHLDVLLTRLEREYNVKVHAGKPQVVYRETIQKGADGEAVFDRDIGGVKHFGSVVVHVEPRTRGHGNIFSIEISTEAVPESMLPHIEQGIEDAFASGIMLGYPVSDVEVKVMNAKCDPQKPSDLAMRVATSMAVKNAFSKADPILLEPYMKVEVTTPEEFLGDIIGDLNARKGRVESIISRRAVQVLQATVPLSKMFGYSTVLRSLSQGRATFTMQFSHYDTAME; this is translated from the coding sequence ATGTCAGAGGCGAAGAGGCTCAAAAGGATAAGAAACATTGGTATAATTGCTCACATTGATGCTGGAAAGACAACTGTAAGCGAGAGAATTCTTTACTATACAGGCAAGTCACATAGGATGGGGGAAGTCCATGACGGGACTGCCATAATGGATTGGATGGATCAAGAACAGGAACGAGGCATCACTATTACTTCAGCGGTAACGACTTGTTTCTGGCAAGATCATGAAATTCACCTGGTAGATACCCCTGGCCATGTGGATTTCACCATTGAGGTGGAAAGATCTTTAAGAGTGCTGGATGGAGCGATTGCTGTCTTTTGCGCTGTAGGCGGAGTAGAACCCCAGTCAGAAACGGTCTGGCATCAGGCTGATAAATATAAAGTTCCTAAAATAGCTTTCGTAAACAAGATGGATCGTATCGGTGCCGATTTTAGTCAAGTCATTGAACAAATGAAGGAAAAACTGGGGGCAAATCCTATTCCTATCCAGATACCTGTAGGAAGAGAGTCTGATTTCAAAGGCGTTGTTGACCTTATTTCCATGCGCCAAATTGTGTGGAAAGATGAGACACTTGGAGCCGAGTATTACTATCTTGACATTGAACCTGATCTTATCGACCAGGCAAGGGAGGCTAGAGAACTCCTTATATCTAAAATTGGAGAGCACGACGAAAGCATAATGGAAAAGTATCTTGAAGAACAGCCTATAGAACCGCCAGAAATTATAGCAGCGCTGAGAAAGCTCACGCTCCAGTTAAAGGCTGTTCCTGTGCTTTGCGGTTCCGCTCTTAAAAACAAAGGCATTCAGCCACTTCTTGATGCCGTGGTAGATTTTCTGCCATCGCCACTTGATGTCCCACCCGTGGTTGGATTCCATCCAGAAACCAATTCAAAAGAAGAACGCTTTCCAAGTTCCAAAGAACCTCTCGCTGCCCTCGCTTTTAAGATTTTTATGGACGAGGGAAGAAAGCTTACCTATGTTCGTATTTACTCAGGCAAGATGGAAGTTGGTTCGGATATATATAACGCTACAAAAAAAACCCGAGATAAACTCTCTAGAATCTTTTCCATGCATGCTAACAAGCGGGAACGCAAGGACAGAGCAGAAGCAGGCGATATTGTAGCTATTATGGGTATGAAAAGCGCAACGACGGGAGACACTTTTTGCGATCCAGCTCATCCAATCCTCCTTGAGCCAATCGAAGTCTATGAGCCGGTTATATCGATGGCGGTGGAACCATACTCAAGAGCGGATCAAGATAAACTAATTGAAAGCCTCAGTCGCGTTGCCGAAGAAGATCCGACTTTCCGATTTCATGAAGATCCTGATACGGGACAGATTATTATTAGAGGAATGGGAGAATTGCATCTCGATGTTTTGTTGACCAGGCTTGAGCGGGAATACAATGTAAAGGTCCACGCTGGGAAACCTCAAGTCGTTTATAGAGAAACGATTCAAAAAGGTGCCGATGGAGAGGCTGTGTTCGATCGCGATATTGGAGGCGTTAAACACTTTGGTTCTGTTGTTGTTCATGTTGAACCGAGAACCCGTGGCCATGGTAACATCTTTTCTATTGAAATCTCAACTGAGGCAGTTCCAGAGTCCATGCTTCCCCATATTGAACAAGGCATTGAGGACGCTTTCGCCAGTGGCATTATGCTCGGGTATCCAGTCTCTGACGTAGAAGTGAAAGTGATGAATGCCAAATGCGATCCGCAGAAGCCAAGTGATCTAGCTATGCGTGTTGCTACCAGTATGGCCGTAAAAAATGCATTCTCAAAAGCTGATCCCATTTTGCTTGAACCTTACATGAAGGTCGAAGTTACCACCCCGGAAGAGTTCCTAGGGGATATAATCGGAGATCTTAATGCCAGAAAAGGACGAGTAGAAAGTATTATTTCACGGCGAGCGGTTCAGGTGCTTCA
- the chrA gene encoding chromate efflux transporter, with product MNSPRLVDLFLGFIRVGATAFGGPAMIPHVRKLVLKNRWFSEAEFRTGVAICQMIPGATVMQLAAYVGMKTRGFLGAIASFAGFGFPAFLMMIVLSSLYFHTREINWIIKLFSGLKVIVVAIVLHGAIDFAKRYTNHIWEQLIAFLAGVAFFFHLPPPVVLVFAAVVGIYLFRKDLRTSDCVVDNHSRVSKNIITRILGPIVATLICIAVVAFLMSLSPSLGSLATTMAKIDIVAFGGGFAALPIMLHTVVQKGWMNIETLLDGIALGQLTPGPIVITSVFIGFHKEGIWGAVIAAFGTFSPSFLILLWATVLSDLWLYHWIAQAIFRASLATLSGLMAAMAAMLIVKASWDISGIILATLAFLALQASVDIIWVILSGSVLWTLWNLFSK from the coding sequence ATGAATTCTCCTAGGCTTGTGGATCTATTTCTTGGGTTTATTCGAGTGGGAGCCACCGCCTTTGGCGGTCCAGCCATGATTCCCCACGTTAGAAAACTTGTCCTTAAGAATCGATGGTTTAGTGAAGCCGAATTCCGCACAGGCGTTGCTATTTGCCAAATGATCCCTGGCGCCACAGTAATGCAACTTGCTGCTTACGTCGGGATGAAAACCAGAGGATTCTTAGGCGCTATCGCTAGCTTCGCTGGATTTGGTTTTCCGGCTTTTTTGATGATGATTGTTTTATCAAGCCTATATTTTCACACCAGGGAAATAAATTGGATTATAAAGCTATTCAGTGGCTTGAAAGTGATCGTCGTAGCGATTGTACTTCACGGAGCGATAGATTTCGCTAAACGTTACACTAACCATATATGGGAGCAGCTTATTGCATTTCTAGCCGGCGTTGCTTTCTTTTTTCATCTTCCTCCACCAGTTGTTTTAGTCTTTGCGGCTGTGGTAGGAATTTATCTCTTCAGAAAAGATCTTAGAACATCCGACTGTGTGGTAGATAATCATTCTCGGGTCTCAAAAAATATTATAACAAGAATCTTAGGACCCATTGTAGCTACTTTGATTTGCATTGCGGTAGTTGCTTTTTTAATGAGTCTTTCCCCTTCCCTTGGATCTTTAGCAACAACGATGGCGAAGATCGATATTGTGGCTTTTGGTGGAGGATTCGCAGCACTACCTATAATGCTCCACACTGTTGTCCAAAAAGGCTGGATGAACATAGAAACTCTCCTGGACGGTATAGCTCTTGGACAGCTAACCCCAGGACCCATTGTTATAACCTCCGTGTTTATAGGATTTCACAAGGAAGGAATTTGGGGAGCGGTTATAGCGGCTTTCGGAACTTTTTCACCATCTTTTCTAATACTTCTTTGGGCAACCGTTTTAAGTGATTTGTGGCTTTATCATTGGATAGCCCAAGCCATCTTTAGAGCCAGTTTGGCAACTCTAAGTGGACTTATGGCTGCAATGGCAGCTATGCTGATTGTAAAGGCATCGTGGGACATTAGCGGAATCATTTTGGCTACTCTGGCTTTTCTGGCACTTCAAGCTTCTGTTGATATCATTTGGGTTATTTTATCTGGAAGCGTTTTGTGGACTTTATGGAACTTATTTTCCAAGTGA
- a CDS encoding MFS transporter, protein MIFVVLLGAVSLFSDATYEGARSITGPFLEDLGASAFIVGVVAGFGEFAGYVLRLVFGYIADKTKRYWSLTLVGYAINLLSVPLLALVYNWRLAAVLVVAERLGKAIRTPSRDAMLSYASCEVGRGWTFGLHEAFDQIGAVAGPLFIVLILNTGGSYRTSFAFLLIPALIALAILVVARFIYPTPEEFEPTSVSLKPEGFSKSYKIYLLAMMLVAAGYVDFPLIAYSLEKTSAVHDKCIPLLYAIAMGVDAVSALILGKIFDHRGFRILFAPIFLSMLFPLFVFSQVFWKVLVGMVLWGIGMGAQESVMRAAIAKMVSPKKRGTAYGIFNTFFGISWLIGSVLIGWLYEVSLPVLIGFSILIQASALPFLLAVVKMGK, encoded by the coding sequence TTGATATTTGTAGTGCTATTGGGAGCTGTTAGTCTTTTTTCCGATGCTACTTACGAGGGTGCTCGGAGCATCACCGGTCCTTTTCTGGAGGATCTTGGAGCGTCAGCTTTTATTGTCGGAGTGGTAGCTGGATTTGGAGAATTTGCTGGTTATGTTCTTCGACTTGTTTTTGGCTACATAGCTGATAAGACAAAACGATACTGGTCCCTTACTTTGGTTGGTTATGCAATTAATCTTCTTTCCGTTCCTTTGTTAGCTCTGGTTTATAACTGGCGGCTTGCTGCAGTTCTTGTCGTGGCAGAACGACTTGGCAAGGCTATAAGAACTCCATCCAGGGACGCAATGCTTTCCTATGCAAGCTGCGAAGTCGGTCGGGGTTGGACTTTCGGCTTACACGAAGCTTTTGATCAAATTGGTGCCGTAGCAGGACCGCTTTTTATAGTGCTAATTCTAAATACTGGAGGAAGTTACCGCACATCCTTTGCTTTTCTGCTCATCCCAGCTTTAATCGCTTTGGCAATTCTTGTTGTGGCTCGATTCATCTACCCCACCCCCGAAGAGTTTGAACCCACAAGTGTTTCACTAAAACCAGAGGGATTCTCCAAGTCATACAAAATTTATCTGTTAGCCATGATGTTAGTAGCTGCCGGTTATGTTGATTTCCCACTTATTGCCTACAGCCTGGAAAAAACATCAGCAGTCCATGATAAGTGTATTCCTTTACTCTATGCCATAGCTATGGGGGTTGATGCTGTTTCAGCGCTAATTTTAGGGAAAATATTTGATCACAGAGGGTTTAGAATTTTGTTTGCTCCAATATTCCTTTCAATGCTTTTCCCTTTGTTTGTGTTTTCCCAGGTTTTTTGGAAAGTTCTTGTAGGAATGGTCCTATGGGGAATAGGAATGGGGGCACAGGAATCCGTAATGCGAGCAGCCATAGCAAAAATGGTTTCCCCGAAGAAGCGAGGCACAGCTTACGGAATATTCAACACCTTTTTTGGCATATCATGGCTTATCGGGAGTGTTCTGATTGGTTGGTTGTACGAAGTATCTTTACCAGTCCTTATTGGGTTTTCTATACTCATTCAGGCTAGCGCTTTACCATTCTTGTTGGCTGTTGTAAAAATGGGGAAATAA
- a CDS encoding OmpA family protein → MKEQTPIIKKVKKVSGGGHHGGSWKVAYADFMTAMMAFFLLLWLITMTSPEKRARLAQYFKYFSIFEKSGSSILEGQPGVTPYPGTPQMEQIREEEPKKDEEEYREPSSGSEIGGIPKLKKGELAEKLKFLVQYSLIEVKDQVMIDVVPEGVRIQIVDQEGKPMFAPGSAQLSPEAKKILKVITDAINGLDNRITIDGHTDASGYASGKYTNWELSTARASAARQEMERDGLNPDRIARVSGYAATQPLFPDPNDSRNRRISITILFPDQSR, encoded by the coding sequence ATGAAAGAACAGACTCCTATCATAAAAAAAGTCAAAAAAGTTTCCGGTGGTGGACATCATGGTGGAAGCTGGAAGGTTGCTTACGCTGACTTTATGACCGCCATGATGGCATTTTTCCTTCTTTTGTGGCTTATCACTATGACTTCACCGGAAAAGCGAGCACGTCTGGCTCAATACTTTAAATATTTTAGTATCTTCGAAAAAAGTGGTTCCTCCATACTGGAAGGGCAACCAGGAGTAACTCCTTATCCTGGGACACCTCAGATGGAACAGATACGGGAGGAAGAGCCAAAAAAGGATGAGGAGGAATATAGAGAACCTTCTTCAGGATCTGAAATTGGTGGTATTCCTAAACTAAAAAAGGGAGAACTTGCTGAAAAGCTGAAATTTCTTGTTCAATACAGCCTGATAGAAGTTAAAGATCAGGTCATGATCGATGTAGTTCCGGAAGGTGTGCGAATTCAAATAGTTGACCAGGAAGGTAAACCCATGTTTGCTCCAGGAAGTGCCCAGCTAAGCCCTGAAGCAAAGAAGATTTTGAAAGTTATAACGGACGCGATAAATGGACTAGACAATAGAATCACTATTGATGGGCATACCGACGCAAGTGGTTATGCTTCGGGTAAATACACTAACTGGGAGCTTTCAACCGCTAGAGCTTCTGCTGCAAGGCAGGAAATGGAACGAGATGGGCTTAATCCAGATCGTATTGCCAGAGTTTCAGGATATGCTGCCACACAGCCGCTTTTTCCTGATCCCAATGATTCAAGAAATCGCAGAATCAGTATAACTATTCTCTTCCCTGATCAATCTAGGTAG
- the motA gene encoding flagellar motor stator protein MotA: MFVIIGCVVVFVAVVGGYLFAHGNLHVLFQPAEVIIIFGAATGALLISSPPPVFRAVVKTFPKIFSYKGFAKQDYVDLMVLLFKLFQKMRKEGLISVEEEIDNPEKSKIFSAHPQVLKNHHAINFICDSIRIVITSNMPGHELENILERDIEIIHHELLLPAHTISRIADSLPGLGIVAAVLGVVITMGKIDQPPTVLGHHIGAALVGTFLGVLACYGFVGPMAATMEHMARDQKEYLEVIKAALVSYVDGAAPQVAIEVGRRTVPGDFRPSFIELEEQLKAAK; the protein is encoded by the coding sequence TTGTTTGTTATCATTGGATGCGTAGTTGTTTTTGTAGCAGTTGTTGGTGGGTATCTATTTGCACACGGTAATTTACATGTGCTTTTCCAACCGGCAGAAGTGATTATAATATTTGGTGCAGCAACAGGAGCACTGCTAATATCTTCACCACCTCCTGTTTTTAGAGCTGTGGTAAAAACTTTTCCCAAAATCTTTTCATACAAAGGTTTTGCAAAGCAAGACTATGTGGATTTGATGGTTCTGCTCTTTAAACTCTTCCAGAAAATGAGAAAAGAAGGTCTTATTTCCGTGGAAGAAGAAATTGATAATCCCGAAAAAAGTAAAATCTTCTCGGCTCACCCTCAGGTGCTTAAAAACCATCATGCTATAAACTTCATTTGCGATAGTATTCGCATAGTGATTACTAGTAACATGCCGGGGCACGAACTGGAGAACATTCTGGAAAGGGATATTGAAATTATTCATCATGAGTTGCTTCTACCAGCTCACACTATTTCCCGCATTGCTGATTCTCTCCCAGGACTTGGAATAGTTGCTGCTGTTCTTGGTGTTGTAATAACTATGGGGAAAATCGACCAGCCGCCTACAGTTCTGGGGCATCACATTGGAGCAGCCCTGGTAGGAACCTTCTTAGGAGTTCTTGCTTGCTACGGATTTGTCGGTCCAATGGCAGCAACAATGGAACATATGGCTCGTGATCAAAAAGAATACCTTGAAGTGATCAAAGCCGCTCTTGTATCATATGTTGATGGAGCAGCGCCCCAGGTGGCTATAGAAGTGGGGCGCAGAACAGTCCCGGGTGATTTTAGACCGTCATTTATTGAACTTGAAGAACAGCTCAAGGCCGCAAAATGA
- a CDS encoding PilZ domain-containing protein: protein MEEKPERREYFRVKDVLQVALKKLPPFSVLPTSRMVGYPLSVTSDFSVPSETVDPFIIRQFQAIHQKLDAILEYLCLEKLGFVEMEYKEVDFSAGGMRVATLDKFEEGDILEVKLVLPTAPPIYLICYGVVKRCTECDEKREVAVEFTNMSEDIRSIIVKYVLQRQRQDIRR, encoded by the coding sequence ATGGAAGAAAAACCAGAAAGACGAGAATACTTTCGAGTCAAAGATGTTCTTCAGGTGGCGTTGAAAAAACTCCCACCTTTTTCTGTTCTACCTACGTCGAGAATGGTGGGTTATCCACTTTCGGTTACTTCGGATTTTAGTGTGCCTTCCGAAACCGTAGATCCTTTTATTATCCGCCAATTCCAGGCAATTCATCAAAAGCTTGACGCAATTCTAGAATATCTATGTCTAGAAAAACTAGGTTTTGTTGAAATGGAATATAAAGAAGTGGATTTTAGCGCCGGAGGAATGCGAGTTGCCACATTGGACAAATTTGAAGAGGGAGATATTTTAGAAGTCAAGCTTGTATTACCAACTGCCCCACCAATCTATTTAATCTGCTATGGCGTGGTCAAGAGATGCACGGAGTGCGATGAAAAAAGGGAAGTAGCCGTTGAATTTACCAACATGAGCGAAGATATTAGATCTATCATTGTAAAATATGTCCTCCAAAGACAGCGACAGGATATTAGGAGGTAG